The Salvia miltiorrhiza cultivar Shanhuang (shh) chromosome 1, IMPLAD_Smil_shh, whole genome shotgun sequence genome has a window encoding:
- the LOC131006845 gene encoding 40S ribosomal protein S29-like, which produces MGHSNIWNSHPKNYGPGSRTCRVCGNPHGIIRKYGLMCCKQCFRSNAKEIGFIKYR; this is translated from the coding sequence ATGGGGCACTCTAACATCTGGAATTCTCACCCGAAAAATTATGGCCCTGGATCCCGCACCTGCCGTGTTTGCGGGAACCCTCATGGAATAATTAGGAAGTACGGTTTGATGTGCTGCAAACAATGCTTCCGCAGCAATGCTAAGGAAATCGGATTTATTAAGTATCGCTGA